One stretch of Henckelia pumila isolate YLH828 unplaced genomic scaffold, ASM3356847v2 CTG_477:::fragment_1, whole genome shotgun sequence DNA includes these proteins:
- the LOC140872746 gene encoding isoflavone reductase homolog, protein MEKSRVLVVGGTGYMGKRLVKASLAEGHPTYILRRPEIGLDIDKLQLLLEFKRQGAELVEGSFSDHRSLVEAVKRVDVVVSAMSGVHFRTHNLLQQLKLVHAIKEAGNIKRFLPSEFGLDPARMEHALEPGRVTFDEKMIVRKAIEEANIPHTYVSANCFAGYFAGNLSQMGTLLPPKHKLSLYGHGNVKAIYMDEDDIATYTIKSIDDPRMLNKTLYLRPPENILTQRELVEIWENLTGETLEKTTVSEEDFLAQLKGSDNFVEQVGMGHFYHIFYEGSLTNFEIGENGEEASQLYPQVRYTRMREYLKRYL, encoded by the exons ATGGAAAAAAGTAGAGTTCTTGTGGTGGGTGGAACAGGTTACATGGGCAAGAGGCTTGTCAAGGCAAGCTTGGCGGAGGGCCACCCTACATACATCCTCCGCCGCCCGGAGATCGGCCTCGACATCGACAAATTGCAGCTGTTGTTGGAGTTCAAGCGGCAAGGGGCGGAGCTGGTGGAGGGATCCTTTTCCGACCACCGTAGCTTGGTGGAGGCCGTCAAGCGAGTGGACGTGGTGGTTTCCGCCATGTCGGGGGTTCATTTCAGGACCCACAATCTCTTGCAGCAGCTCAAACTCGTCCACGCCATTAAAGAAGCTGGAAACAtcaag CGATTCTTGCCTTCGGAGTTTGGGTTGGACCCTGCTCGAATGGAGCATGCTCTGGAGCCAGGAAGAGTTACTTTTGATGAAAAAATGATTGTAAGAAAAGCCATCGAAGAAGCTAACATACCTCACACATATGTCTCCGCCAACTGTTTCGCCGGATATTTTGCCGGAAATCTCTCTCAGATGGGAACCCTTCTTCCTCCAAAGCACAAACTCTCCCTCTATGGACATGGAAATGTCAAAG CGATatatatggatgaagatgaTATCGCGACGTATACGATAAAGTCGATCGACGACCCTCGAATGTTAAACAAGACATTGTACTTGAGGCCACCGGAAAACATTCTAACTCAAAGAGAGTTGGTCGAAATATGGGAGAATCTCACGGGAGAAACACTGGAGAAAACGACCGTGTCAGAAGAAGACTTCCTAGCTCAATTAAAAG GGAGTGACAACTTTGTTGAGCAAGTTGGAATGGGACATTTCTATCATATTTTCTATGAAGGAAGCCTAACAAACTTTGAGATTGGTGAAAATGGAGAAGAAGCTTCACAGCTTTATCCTCAAGTTCGTTACACTCGAATGCGCGAGTATCTGAAGCGTTACCTATGA
- the LOC140872729 gene encoding MOB kinase activator-like 1A isoform X2: MSLFGLGRNQKTFRPKKSAPSGSKGAQLRKHIDATLGSGNLREAVRLPPGEDINEWLAVNTVDFFNQVNLLYGTLTEFCTPENCPTMSAGPKYEYRWADGVQIKKPIEVSAPKYVEYLMDWIETQLDDESIFPQKLGTPFPSNFRDVVKTIFKRLFRVYAHIYHSHFQKIVSLKEEAHLNTCFKHFILFTCEFMLIDKKELAPLQELIESIVPY, encoded by the exons ATGAGTCTCTTTGGCCTGGGCAG GAACCAAAAAACATTCCGTCCAAAAAAAAGTGCACCGTCAGGCAGTAAG GGGGCACAGCTGAGAAAGCATATCGATGCCACTTTAGGTAGTGGAAACTTGAGAGAAGCTGTAAGGCTACCACCTGGCGAGGATATAAATGAATGGCTTGCTGTCAACA CTGTGGATTTCTTCAATCAAGTGAACCTTCTTTACGGAACCCTTACAGAGTTCTGCACACCAGAGAACTGCCCTACAATGTCAGCCGGCCCCAA ATACGAATATAGATGGGCAGACGGCGTACAAATCAAGAAACCTATTGAAGTTTCAGCTCCTAAATATGTTGAGTATTTAATGGATTGGATTGAAACCCAATTGGATGACGAGTCAATATTTCCTCAGAAGCTCG GCACACCATTCCCTTCAAATTTCAGGGATGTAGTGAAGACCATATTCAAACGCCTGTTTCGTGTATATGCACATATATATCACTCTcattttcagaagattgtgagtCTCAAGGAGGAGGCACATCTAAATACATGTTTCAAGCATTTCATACTATTTACCTGT GAATTCATGCTGATAGACAAGAAGGAACTTGCTCCTCTTCAAGAACTCATAGAATCCATCGTCCCATATTAA
- the LOC140872729 gene encoding MOB kinase activator-like 1A isoform X3, whose translation MSAGPKYEYRWADGVQIKKPIEVSAPKYVEYLMDWIETQLDDESIFPQKLGTPFPSNFRDVVKTIFKRLFRVYAHIYHSHFQKIVSLKEEAHLNTCFKHFILFTCEFMLIDKKELAPLQELIESIVPY comes from the exons ATGTCAGCCGGCCCCAA ATACGAATATAGATGGGCAGACGGCGTACAAATCAAGAAACCTATTGAAGTTTCAGCTCCTAAATATGTTGAGTATTTAATGGATTGGATTGAAACCCAATTGGATGACGAGTCAATATTTCCTCAGAAGCTCG GCACACCATTCCCTTCAAATTTCAGGGATGTAGTGAAGACCATATTCAAACGCCTGTTTCGTGTATATGCACATATATATCACTCTcattttcagaagattgtgagtCTCAAGGAGGAGGCACATCTAAATACATGTTTCAAGCATTTCATACTATTTACCTGT GAATTCATGCTGATAGACAAGAAGGAACTTGCTCCTCTTCAAGAACTCATAGAATCCATCGTCCCATATTAA
- the LOC140872729 gene encoding MOB kinase activator-like 1A isoform X1: MSSAFNFSNRNQKTFRPKKSAPSGSKGAQLRKHIDATLGSGNLREAVRLPPGEDINEWLAVNTVDFFNQVNLLYGTLTEFCTPENCPTMSAGPKYEYRWADGVQIKKPIEVSAPKYVEYLMDWIETQLDDESIFPQKLGTPFPSNFRDVVKTIFKRLFRVYAHIYHSHFQKIVSLKEEAHLNTCFKHFILFTCEFMLIDKKELAPLQELIESIVPY; encoded by the exons ATGAGCTCTGCTTTTAATTTCTCAAACAGGAACCAAAAAACATTCCGTCCAAAAAAAAGTGCACCGTCAGGCAGTAAG GGGGCACAGCTGAGAAAGCATATCGATGCCACTTTAGGTAGTGGAAACTTGAGAGAAGCTGTAAGGCTACCACCTGGCGAGGATATAAATGAATGGCTTGCTGTCAACA CTGTGGATTTCTTCAATCAAGTGAACCTTCTTTACGGAACCCTTACAGAGTTCTGCACACCAGAGAACTGCCCTACAATGTCAGCCGGCCCCAA ATACGAATATAGATGGGCAGACGGCGTACAAATCAAGAAACCTATTGAAGTTTCAGCTCCTAAATATGTTGAGTATTTAATGGATTGGATTGAAACCCAATTGGATGACGAGTCAATATTTCCTCAGAAGCTCG GCACACCATTCCCTTCAAATTTCAGGGATGTAGTGAAGACCATATTCAAACGCCTGTTTCGTGTATATGCACATATATATCACTCTcattttcagaagattgtgagtCTCAAGGAGGAGGCACATCTAAATACATGTTTCAAGCATTTCATACTATTTACCTGT GAATTCATGCTGATAGACAAGAAGGAACTTGCTCCTCTTCAAGAACTCATAGAATCCATCGTCCCATATTAA
- the LOC140872736 gene encoding peptidyl-prolyl cis-trans isomerase CYP65 isoform X1, translating to MGKKQHSKDRMFITKTEWATEWGGAKSKETGTPFKRLPFYCCALTFTPFENPVCTADGSVFEMMYIMPYILKYGKHPVTGSPLKQEDLIPLTFHKNSEGEYHCPVLNKVFTEFTHIVAVKTTGNVFCYEAIKELNLKAKNWKELLTDEPFTKQDLITIQNPNLLDSKTLVDFDHVKKNLKIDDEELKKMESDPSYSININGDIKQMLEELGTEKAKEIALHGGGGNKAKNERAVALAAVLAARSRIKDDADSKSDGMPKQTYSIVDAASAAVHGRSAAAAKSDAGNKTAARIAMHMAGERTPVNAKLVKSRFTSGAASRSFTSTSYDPVTQNEYEYVKVEKNPKKKGYVRLQTTHGDLNIELHCDIAPRTCENFITLCERGYYNGVVFHRNIRNFMIQGGDPTGTGRGGESIWGKPFKDELNSKLVHSGRGVVSMANSGPHTNGSQFFILYKSANHLNFKHTVFGMVVGGLTTLSALEKVPVDDDDRPLEEIKITGVEIYVNPYAESDDEDNTDKEKTADDEENDKIGSWYSNPGTTAAQNPASGDGVGKYLKVRIAPAASATTLDSDVLAGSVVKKRKFGKSSGELKDFSAW from the exons ATGGGGAAGAAGCAACACAGCAAAGACCGGATGTTCATTACGAAAACGGAGTGGGCCACCGAGTGGGGTGGCGCCAAATCCAAAGAAACCGGAACCCCCTTCAAACGCCTTCCTTTCTATTGCTGCGC TCTCACGTTTACCCCGTTTGAAAACCCTGTTTGCACAGCAGATGGAAGTGTATTTGAGATGAT GTATATTATGCCGTACATCTTGAAGTATGGGAAACATCCGGTAACTGGATCTCCGCTCAAGCAGGAGGATTTGATTCCTCTCACTTTTCACAAGAATTCTGAAG GAGAATATCATTGCCCTGTTTTGAATAAGGTCTTTACTGAGTTCACACATATAGTTGCTGTGAAGACCACTGGAAATGTGTTCTGTTACGAG GCTATCAAGGAATTGAATCTCAAAGCCAAGAACTGGAAGGAACTTCTCACTGACGAACCATTCACCAAGCAAGACCTTATAACCATTCAG AATCCCAATTTACTTGATAGCAAGACTCTGGTGGATTTTGATCACgtcaagaaaaatttaaaaatcgaCGACGAAG AATTAAAGAAAATGGAATCAGATCCGTCTTATAGTATAAACATTAATGGTGATATCAAACAAATGCTTGAAGAACTTGGAACTGAGAAAGCAAAGGAAATTGCATTACATGGTGGTGGCGGAAACAAAGCAAAAAATGAAAGAGCGGTGGCCCTAGCTGCCGTTTTAGCTGCAAGATCACGTATCAAGGACGACGCTGACTCAAAGAGCGATGGCATGCCCAAGCAGACATACAGTATTGTTGATGCGGCTTCTGCTGCAGTTCATGGAAGAAGTGCAGCTGCCGCAAAATCTGATGCCGGTAATAAAACCGCTGCTCGAATAGCCATGCACATGGCTGGGGAGAGGACACCAGTAAATGCAAAGCTG GTTAAGAGTCGCTTCACAAGTGGCGCTGCTTCACGATCTTTCACCTCTACCTCTTACGATCCCGTGACTCAAAATGAGTATGAATATGTTAAAGTTGAGAAAAATCCCAAGAAGAAAGGTTATGTCCGGCTTCAAACTACACACGGTGATTTGAACATTGAGCTCCATTGTGATATTGCTCCAAGAACATGTGAGAACTTCATCACTCTTTGTGAACGTGGTTATTATAATGGAGTAGTTTTCCACAGAAATATTag GAACTTCATGATTCAGGGCGGTGATCCTACTGGGACTGGGAGAGGAGGTGAGTCGATTTGGGGGAAGCCCTTCAAAGATGAACTTAACTCGAAATTAGTTCATTCTGGGAGAGGTGTTGTTAGTATGGCAAACTCAGGTCCTCACACAAATGGTTCACAGTTCTTTATATTGTACAAATCTGCAAATCATTTGAACTTCAAGCACACAGTTTTTGGAATGGTCGTTGGAGGGCTGACAACCCTCTCAGCATTGGAAAAAGTACCCGTTGATGATGATGACCGTCCTTTG GAAGAAATCAAGATTACAGGTGTAGAAATATATGTCAATCCTTACGCAGAATCTGATGACGAGGACAACACCGATAAAGAGAAGACTGCTGATGATGAAGAAAAT GATAAGATAGGTTCATGGTACAGTAATCCTGGTACGACAGCAGCACAAAATCCTGCTTCGGGTGATGGTGTTGGAAAGTACTTGAAGGTGAGGATTGCTCCAGCTGCATCTGCCACCACCCTTGATAGTGATGTGCTTGCTGGTTCTGTTGTAAAGAAGAGAAAATTTGGCAAGTCAAGTGGAGAACTCAAAGATTTTTCTGCTTGGTAG
- the LOC140872736 gene encoding peptidyl-prolyl cis-trans isomerase CYP65 isoform X2 — translation MMYIMPYILKYGKHPVTGSPLKQEDLIPLTFHKNSEGEYHCPVLNKVFTEFTHIVAVKTTGNVFCYEAIKELNLKAKNWKELLTDEPFTKQDLITIQNPNLLDSKTLVDFDHVKKNLKIDDEELKKMESDPSYSININGDIKQMLEELGTEKAKEIALHGGGGNKAKNERAVALAAVLAARSRIKDDADSKSDGMPKQTYSIVDAASAAVHGRSAAAAKSDAGNKTAARIAMHMAGERTPVNAKLVKSRFTSGAASRSFTSTSYDPVTQNEYEYVKVEKNPKKKGYVRLQTTHGDLNIELHCDIAPRTCENFITLCERGYYNGVVFHRNIRNFMIQGGDPTGTGRGGESIWGKPFKDELNSKLVHSGRGVVSMANSGPHTNGSQFFILYKSANHLNFKHTVFGMVVGGLTTLSALEKVPVDDDDRPLEEIKITGVEIYVNPYAESDDEDNTDKEKTADDEENDKIGSWYSNPGTTAAQNPASGDGVGKYLKVRIAPAASATTLDSDVLAGSVVKKRKFGKSSGELKDFSAW, via the exons ATGAT GTATATTATGCCGTACATCTTGAAGTATGGGAAACATCCGGTAACTGGATCTCCGCTCAAGCAGGAGGATTTGATTCCTCTCACTTTTCACAAGAATTCTGAAG GAGAATATCATTGCCCTGTTTTGAATAAGGTCTTTACTGAGTTCACACATATAGTTGCTGTGAAGACCACTGGAAATGTGTTCTGTTACGAG GCTATCAAGGAATTGAATCTCAAAGCCAAGAACTGGAAGGAACTTCTCACTGACGAACCATTCACCAAGCAAGACCTTATAACCATTCAG AATCCCAATTTACTTGATAGCAAGACTCTGGTGGATTTTGATCACgtcaagaaaaatttaaaaatcgaCGACGAAG AATTAAAGAAAATGGAATCAGATCCGTCTTATAGTATAAACATTAATGGTGATATCAAACAAATGCTTGAAGAACTTGGAACTGAGAAAGCAAAGGAAATTGCATTACATGGTGGTGGCGGAAACAAAGCAAAAAATGAAAGAGCGGTGGCCCTAGCTGCCGTTTTAGCTGCAAGATCACGTATCAAGGACGACGCTGACTCAAAGAGCGATGGCATGCCCAAGCAGACATACAGTATTGTTGATGCGGCTTCTGCTGCAGTTCATGGAAGAAGTGCAGCTGCCGCAAAATCTGATGCCGGTAATAAAACCGCTGCTCGAATAGCCATGCACATGGCTGGGGAGAGGACACCAGTAAATGCAAAGCTG GTTAAGAGTCGCTTCACAAGTGGCGCTGCTTCACGATCTTTCACCTCTACCTCTTACGATCCCGTGACTCAAAATGAGTATGAATATGTTAAAGTTGAGAAAAATCCCAAGAAGAAAGGTTATGTCCGGCTTCAAACTACACACGGTGATTTGAACATTGAGCTCCATTGTGATATTGCTCCAAGAACATGTGAGAACTTCATCACTCTTTGTGAACGTGGTTATTATAATGGAGTAGTTTTCCACAGAAATATTag GAACTTCATGATTCAGGGCGGTGATCCTACTGGGACTGGGAGAGGAGGTGAGTCGATTTGGGGGAAGCCCTTCAAAGATGAACTTAACTCGAAATTAGTTCATTCTGGGAGAGGTGTTGTTAGTATGGCAAACTCAGGTCCTCACACAAATGGTTCACAGTTCTTTATATTGTACAAATCTGCAAATCATTTGAACTTCAAGCACACAGTTTTTGGAATGGTCGTTGGAGGGCTGACAACCCTCTCAGCATTGGAAAAAGTACCCGTTGATGATGATGACCGTCCTTTG GAAGAAATCAAGATTACAGGTGTAGAAATATATGTCAATCCTTACGCAGAATCTGATGACGAGGACAACACCGATAAAGAGAAGACTGCTGATGATGAAGAAAAT GATAAGATAGGTTCATGGTACAGTAATCCTGGTACGACAGCAGCACAAAATCCTGCTTCGGGTGATGGTGTTGGAAAGTACTTGAAGGTGAGGATTGCTCCAGCTGCATCTGCCACCACCCTTGATAGTGATGTGCTTGCTGGTTCTGTTGTAAAGAAGAGAAAATTTGGCAAGTCAAGTGGAGAACTCAAAGATTTTTCTGCTTGGTAG
- the LOC140872802 gene encoding agamous-like MADS-box protein AGL61, with amino-acid sequence MNTGERSQIVDVEEANTSTALVTGENQIVAIEEDDTSTELVTEKNQIVAVEEDDTSTELVTEENQIVAVEEDDTSTELVTEENQIVPVEEGDTSAVVAIKTEENQIVALNPSRKRKDRRVGIQLIEERSELNTTFTKRRQGLFKKARHFCEKFDAKVGVVAFSRFGNAFAQGDPMFFSIARRYIADPCSEVAKNGTSEFSLLMGSEMAELTDMEKGIKEALGKGQPAWDMILQNMDFTQLQDMENAVRAAKTKIAALDLQ; translated from the coding sequence ATGAACACAGGAGAAAGAAGCCAGATAGTAGATGTCGAAGAAGCTAATACATCTACAGCACTCGTGACAGGAGAAAACCAGATAGTAGCTATAGAAGAAGATGATACATCTACAGAACTCGTGACAGAAAAAAACCAGATAGTAGCTGTAGAAGAAGATGATACATCTACAGAACTCGTGACAGAAGAAAACCAGATAGTAGCTGTAGAAGAAGATGATACATCTACAGAACTCGTGACAGAAGAAAACCAGATAGTACCTGTAGAAGAAGGTGATACATCTGCGGTGGTagcaataaagacagaagaaaacCAGATAGTAGCCTTAAACCCATCGAGGAAACGAAAGGACAGGAGGGTGGGGATCCAGTTGATCGAGGAGAGAAGTGAACTGAACACAACCTTCACAAAACGGCGCCAAGGCCTCTTCAAGAAGGCCCGTCACTTCTGCGAGAAATTCGACGCCAAGGTGGGGGTCGTGGCCTTCTCCAGGTTCGGCAACGCGTTCGCGCAAGGAGATCCTATGTTCTTCTCGATCGCGAGGCGCTACATTGCCGATCCTTGTTCTGAGGTGGCCAAGAACGGTACATCTGAATTCTCGCTCCTTATGGGATCGGAGATGGCCGAGCTGACGGATATGGAGAAGGGGATCAAAGAGGCGTTGGGGAAGGGGCAACCCGCGTGGGACATGATTCTCCAGAACATGGATTTCACCCAACTCCAGGACATGGAAAACGCTGTACGAGCCGCCAAAACCAAGATTGCGGCGCTTGACCTACAATAG
- the LOC140872790 gene encoding cadmium-induced protein AS8 — protein MIIKSIFRRYERWNPVHPTYGAFWGAGIGIGCGVGWGPGFGPEVIGYVGAGCGVGFSIGFTLLGFGIGLPTNYIFKVPRNAFMVTRRGVLEAARARGSLANKTGEGVDWDASRSHIFDGQLNPFEFKNPLENGMNLPDMRNMLISRTKPVTDCLQRVGGNLFPWDRDSKK, from the exons ATGATTATAAAGAGCATATTCAGGAGATATGAAAGATGGAACCCAGTGCATCCAACTTACGGAGCATTTTGGGGAGCTGGAATAGGCATAGGTTGCGGCGTGGGATGGGGCCCTGGCTTTGGCCCTGAAGTAATTGGCTATGTTGGCGCCGGCTGTGGCGTCGGATTTAGCATTGGCTTCACTTTGCTCGGTTTTGGCATTGGCCTTCCAACCAATTACATCTTTAAGGTCCCTCGTAATG CTTTTATGGTGACAAGAAGAGGAGTATTGGAAGCTGCTCGGGCTAGAGGTTCGCTTGCGAACAAAACTGGTGAAGGAGTTGACTGGGACGCAAGCAGATCACACATTTTCGATGGCCAACTAAATCCGTTTGAGTTTAAAAATCCACTGGAGAACGGAATGAATTTACCCGACATGAGAAACATGTTGATTTCCCGTACAAAACCCGTCACTGATTGTTTACAAAGAGTTGGTGGGAACTTGTTTCCCTGGGATAGAG ATTCGAAGAAATGA
- the LOC140872788 gene encoding uncharacterized protein — MRKRTTKKAAAAAAANGLFTPLTPVSDTAADRSPTPSPAKSPETLFNFNLNGLANIASSSKKKSNEKLMKPIELSPQKLQSLKNVSTISDLKNMATSNLDSIKRNLEMSHSEILKDIEASQCRLRKRHKMQTQACQQVMDEAEKEYKKISERIKDGQEAMMASYAEFIAEAQATSSRLCETSIPVLQQTYEKGIAALRSRYGISSFMV, encoded by the exons ATGAGGAAGAGAACAACGAAAAaagcggcggcggcggcggcagcGAATGGTCTGTTTACCCCGCTGACTCCGGTGTCTGACACTGCAGCAGATAGGAGCCCTACGCCATCACCGGCGAAGTCTCCGGAGACACTGTTTAACTTCAACCTCAATGGACTGGCAAATATCGCCTCGTCgtcgaagaagaagagtaaCGAGAAACTGATGAAGCCTATCGAACTTTCTCCTCAGAAGTTGCAATCGCTCAAAAACGTGAGCACGATCAGCGATCTGAAAAATATGGCTACCTCGAACCTGGACAGCATCAAGCGGAATCTGGAGATGTCGCATTCTGAGATTTTAAAGGACATCGAGGCATCTCAGTGTCGCCTCCGGAAACGACACAAG ATGCAGACCCAAGCATGTCAGCAAGTGATGGATGAAGCAGAGAAGGAGTATAAGAAGATTTCTGAGCGAATCAAAGATGGTCAAGAAGCAATGATG GCTTCATATGCAGAGTTTATAGCGGAAGCACAAGCCACATCATCTCGTC TTTGCGAAACATCAATCCCTGTGCTTCAACAAACTTATGAGAAAGGCATAGCTGCACTTAGGAGCCGATATGGAATCTCGTCGTTCATGGTTTGA
- the LOC140872789 gene encoding protein PAM68, chloroplastic, which produces MGTYSYSRAPTLPLAFAPPLTTTKQGIPFPILCPVPSKNQSQFTHLNPVLATLNSPRGFGPKKTTKKSKKPKKNDESDDDDEEEEDEEVDDREEGVIPEIVTNRMMSRMGLSVGIPLFIGLLFFPFFYYLKAGLKIDVPTWIPFIVSFIFFGTALLGVSYGIVSSSWDPMREGSLLGWNEAKKNWPVFWQSIWGGSKEK; this is translated from the coding sequence ATGGGAACCTATTCATATTCCAGAGCACCAACCTTACCATTGGCATTCGCACCTCCATTGACCACAACCAAACAAGGAATCCCATTCCCAATTCTTTGTCCAGTCCCATCCAAAAACCAATCCCAATTCACACACTTAAATCCTGTTTTAGCCACTCTAAACTCTCCTAGAGGCTTTGGCCCCAAAAAAACAACCAAGAAATCCAAGAAACCTAAGAAAAATGATGAAAGtgatgatgatgacgaggaggaagaagatgaagaagtgGATGACAGAGAAGAAGGCGTTATCCCTGAGATAGTGACAAACAGAATGATGAGCAGGATGGGATTATCAGTGGGAATCCCTCTTTTCATTGGATTACTGTTCTTCCCATTCTTTTACTATCTCAAGGCGGGATTAAAAATCGATGTTCCAACCTGGATACCCTTCATCGTGTCGTTTATCTTCTTTGGGACGGCTCTTTTGGGGGTTAGTTATGGAATTGTGTCTTCTAGCTGGGATCCAATGAGGGAAGGCTCACTTTTGGGTTGGAATGAGGCTAAGAAGAATTGGCCTGTCTTCTGGCAGTCCATCTGGGGTGGATCAAAAGAGAAGTAG